The stretch of DNA CCGCCGGTGGTGCGCGAGTTCATGCTGCGTTATCCCGGCATCAAGCTCAACATGCATCAGGGCACGCCGCTCCAGATTGCCGAGGAAGCCTCGCGCGGTTTGGTGGATATTGCCATCGCCACCGAGGCGATCGAGCTGTTCGGCAACCTGGTGATGCTGCCCTGCTACAAGTGGAACCGGATCGCCCTGGTGCCGAAGGGCCATCCCTTGGCCGAGAGGCCCAGCCTCACCCTGCAGGATATCGGCGAACATCCGTTGATCACCTACGTCTTCGGTTTCACCGGCCGTTCGCAACTGGATCAGGCTTTCAACACGGCGGGCATCAAGCCGCGGCTCGCCTTGACCGCGGTCGACGCCGACGTCATCAAGACTTATGTGCGGCTGGGGCTGGGAGTGGGCATCATCGCCAAGATGGCCTACAACCCGGAGACGGACGCGGACCTCGTGGCGCTGGATGCCTCCCACCTGTTCGAATACAGTGTGACCAATATCGGGCTGAGGCGCGACGTCTTCGTTCGCGGTTTCCTCTACGATTTCATTGCACTGTTCGCACCGCACCTGACCCGCGAGGTGGTGGATCGGGCGCTGGCTTCGCGCGAACCCAAGGAGCTCGAAACCCTGTTTGCCGGCCTGACTTTGCCGGTCCGGTAGCTGCGGCCGCTCAGTCCTTGGAGGAGTCGCCGATGTGCAGGCCGCATTCCTTCTTGAGCGCATCCTCCCACCACCAGCGGCCCTCGCGTTCGTGCTGGCCGGGGCGGATCGGGCGGGTGCAGGGTTCGCAGCCGATGCTGACATACCCTTTGAGGTGCAAGGCATTGAACGGGATGTCGCAGGCGGCGATGTAATCCCACACCTGGATCGAAGTCCAGCCGGCCAGCGGATTGAACTTCACAAGGGGATGGTCTTCGCTCGCAAAGGCCGGATCGGCTTCCACTTCCGGTACCGCCTGCCGGGTCGGATTCTGATCCCGGCGCTGGCCGGTGATCCAGGCATCGAGCGTCGCCAGCTTGCGGCGCAGCGGCCCGACCTTGCGGATTCCGCAGCATTCCTGGTGGCCGTCCCGGTAGAAGCTGAACAGCCCCTTTTCCCGCACCATGGTTTCCAGTTCCGCCGCATCCGGAGACAAGACTTCGAGCCTGATCGGAAAGCGCTCGCGCACTTCTTCGAGGAAGCGATAGGTTTCGGCGTGCAGGCGGCCGGTGTCCAGCGTGAATACCTCGATGCCGGGACGGAGGCGCGAGGCCATGTCCACCAGTACAACGTCTTCCGCCCCGCTGAAGGAGACGGCGATCCGTTCGAAGCGCTTCAATGCCGCTTCCAGCACGGTGCGCGGCGAACGGTCGGCCAGTTCGGTCCGGAGTGTTTCGATGTCGGCGTGTGTCATGGGGGCAGAGTCTATGACGTGCTTTCAGGTTTGGGCGAAGTAGCGCTGCAGGAACTCGGCGAAGGCGAGAGAATCGCTTGCCTCGATCGCTTCCTGTTCCGCCAGGGATTCTTCGGCCATGCGCCGCATGCTGGCTTCCGTTTCGGGCGCGAGGGGATGGCTGCGCATGGCTTCGGCGTGCTGCACCGAGAGCCGCTGGGCGAATTCGGCGAACGATTCGCGGTTGCTGCGCATTTCCCGCAGCATGCGGGCCGAAGGAAGGTGCTGTTCGGGATCGGCGATAGCCACATATTGGTGCTCAAGGGCGAGGGAATAGGGGCGGTCATTCGAATCGCCGTCCAGCGCAGCGGCGATCGGCTCCATGGATTCGCACAGCTCCTTAGCCCAGGCTCGAAGGTCCACCGCGCCATCGCCCCTCATCAGTGCCATGCCCGGCGTGCGGCCGCAACAGGCGGTGGCCAGCATGTTGTTGGCCGCGGTTTTCTTCTCCTCGGTGCTCATCGGCGGGCTGTCGGCGAGCAAGGATAGCAGCATGAAGGTCTCCAGGAACCTCAATTGTTCGGGGCTGATTCCGGCCGGGTGATAGCAGTTCAGGTCCACCGAGCGCAGTTCGAGATAGCTGATGCCGCGTTTCTTCAGGGCCAGGGTGGGCATTTCGCCGGAGCGCGTGATCTGCTTCGGGCGCACGGTGCTGTAGTATTCGTTTTCGATCTGCAGGATGTTGGCGTTGAGCTGGCGGTATTCGCCGTCCACTTCGATGCCGATGGCCTGGTAGGGCGCATAGGGCGTGGAGATGGCGTGGCTCAGATCGCGGACGTAATCATCGAGCCGGTTGAAGGAAATGTCGAGGCTGGCCTGATTGTCATTGCGGTAGCCGATGTCGCTCATGCGCAGCGAGGTGGCGTAGGGACGGTGCCAAGTGGTCGGGTCGAATTCGGCGAAACTCGAAGCCAGCGGCGTCTCCCTCCCTGTAAGGAAGGACTTGGACATGGCGGGCGATGTGCCGTACAGGTACAGGATCAGCCAGCCGAAGCGCTGGATGTTGCGCACCATCCCGAAATAGCGGTCTGCAACGAACTGCGGGAGCGGCCGGCGGTCGCCGGCCAGTGCCTGCAGCACCGGCCATAAATCCTCGTTCACCGAATAATTGAAATGGACGCCGGCGATGGCTTGCATGGCCCGGCCATAGCGGTAGCCCAGGCCGCGGCGGTAGACGTGCTTCATCTTGCCGATGTTGGAACTGCCATAGACCGCGATCGGGATGCTCTCGTCGCCCTCGATCCGGCAGGGCATCGAGGTCGCCAGCAGCAGTTCGCCGTCGATATTGGCATGAACGAAGCGATGGATGTCTTCCAGCGCCGCCAAGGTGTCGGCGCTATCCTCGAAAGGCGGGGTGATCAGCTCGATCAGCGCTTCGGAATAGTCGGTGGTGATGGCGGGATGGGTCAGCGCCGATCCCAGGGCCTTCGGATGCGGGGTTTGCGCAATTTCACCGGAGGTCGTGATGCGAAGGCTCTCCTTTTCCAGTCCCTTCAATCCTTTTCGCAGCAGATGCGCCTGCCCGGCGCGGGCGAGCTGCTCGAGCCGCGAGTCGATGAGTTTTCTCAAGCGCGGAAATCCTGAAAGTTTGTTGCCGTGAGCGCAGGCGGCGGTTTACCAGCTGAACAGGACCCATTGCGGGATGTCCATACTGCGGGCCATGTCGGTCGTCCGGACGTCCATGTTGCCGTCGCCATCCTTGTCCATCATGACGTAGGGCGGGCCGATCTTGGGTTTGACCTTGATCATGTAGAGCCTGCCGTTGATGCGGTATTCCTCGTAGAGGTCTTCGCCCTTGCGCATGATGGTCACGTCCGGCGC from Methylococcus geothermalis encodes:
- a CDS encoding DUF2782 domain-containing protein, with the protein product MLLLLLTPLAWGIDSPEDGNLQPVPDPPDIPGPVQSGEELAPDVTIMRKGEDLYEEYRINGRLYMIKVKPKIGPPYVMMDKDGDGNMDVRTTDMARSMDIPQWVLFSW
- a CDS encoding phosphoadenylyl-sulfate reductase; this translates as MTHADIETLRTELADRSPRTVLEAALKRFERIAVSFSGAEDVVLVDMASRLRPGIEVFTLDTGRLHAETYRFLEEVRERFPIRLEVLSPDAAELETMVREKGLFSFYRDGHQECCGIRKVGPLRRKLATLDAWITGQRRDQNPTRQAVPEVEADPAFASEDHPLVKFNPLAGWTSIQVWDYIAACDIPFNALHLKGYVSIGCEPCTRPIRPGQHEREGRWWWEDALKKECGLHIGDSSKD
- the gshA gene encoding glutamate--cysteine ligase: MRKLIDSRLEQLARAGQAHLLRKGLKGLEKESLRITTSGEIAQTPHPKALGSALTHPAITTDYSEALIELITPPFEDSADTLAALEDIHRFVHANIDGELLLATSMPCRIEGDESIPIAVYGSSNIGKMKHVYRRGLGYRYGRAMQAIAGVHFNYSVNEDLWPVLQALAGDRRPLPQFVADRYFGMVRNIQRFGWLILYLYGTSPAMSKSFLTGRETPLASSFAEFDPTTWHRPYATSLRMSDIGYRNDNQASLDISFNRLDDYVRDLSHAISTPYAPYQAIGIEVDGEYRQLNANILQIENEYYSTVRPKQITRSGEMPTLALKKRGISYLELRSVDLNCYHPAGISPEQLRFLETFMLLSLLADSPPMSTEEKKTAANNMLATACCGRTPGMALMRGDGAVDLRAWAKELCESMEPIAAALDGDSNDRPYSLALEHQYVAIADPEQHLPSARMLREMRSNRESFAEFAQRLSVQHAEAMRSHPLAPETEASMRRMAEESLAEQEAIEASDSLAFAEFLQRYFAQT
- the cysB gene encoding HTH-type transcriptional regulator CysB, whose translation is MKLQQLRYVWEVSQHDLNVSSTADALFTSQPGISKQIKLLEEELGISIFSRNGKHLTEITPAGKHVVELAGQILSKVQDIRSVAQEFRDNRVGSLSIATTHTQARYALPPVVREFMLRYPGIKLNMHQGTPLQIAEEASRGLVDIAIATEAIELFGNLVMLPCYKWNRIALVPKGHPLAERPSLTLQDIGEHPLITYVFGFTGRSQLDQAFNTAGIKPRLALTAVDADVIKTYVRLGLGVGIIAKMAYNPETDADLVALDASHLFEYSVTNIGLRRDVFVRGFLYDFIALFAPHLTREVVDRALASREPKELETLFAGLTLPVR